The sequence below is a genomic window from Neomicrococcus aestuarii.
CTCCCGCTAAAGTAGTACGTACCAAAGACCGTTGGTTGGTTTTTTGTGTTCTCTGGTTTCATTCAGTCAACTTGTTCCTGATTCGTCATGAACGGCTGATTGCTGAAGACGGAGATCTCAAAGAACTCGAAGGATCCTCATCAAGAGGACGCCCGCGTAGGTGACACACAGTGAATGTTGAGTGAAAACTCGAAGAATGTTTACGCCCCGTGCACCTGCACCGGGGCGTTTTTTATTGACTTCCTTCCAGCCAACAAGAATTCGAACCCAGGAAGGAGGGTTATGGCAACGCCGAATAAGATCTCCGCAGTTGAGGAGATCACTACCGATTTCAAAGAGTCGGAAGCAGCTGTCCTAACCGAATACCGTGGGCTTTCCGTTGGCCAGTTGAAGGAACTTCGCCGTTCGCTTGGTGCTGAAACCAAGTACTCGGTTGTGAAGAACACCTTGGCTGGCATTGCGGCAAAGGAAGCCGGCATCGAGGCCTTCGAAGGCCAGCTTGCCGGTCCTACCGCAATCGCTTTCATCAAGGGTGACGCAGTGGCAGCAGCCAAGGCGCTCACGGACTTCGCGAAGGCTAATGACAAGCTCATCATCAAGACCGGCGTGTTCGAGGGCAAGGCCCTTGACGCAAGCGGCATCGCTGCTCTCGCTGCTCTTGAATCCCGCGAGCTCCAGCTCGCAAAGGTTGCTGGCGTCCTCAAGGCTCCGGCAGCTGCAGCAGTTCGTATCATCGATGCTTTGCGTTTGAAGCTCGAAGAGACCGACGGCGCAGCACCTGCTGCCGAGGCACCTGCCGAGGCCTAGGCCCAACCCCCATTCATTTTGCGCTGAAGAGCGCACCCAACGAAAGGACGCCACACCATGGCGAAGCTCACGACCGACGAGCTCCTTGAAGCGTTCAAGGAAATGACCATCATCGAACTTTCCGAGTTCGTGAAGGCATTCGAAGAGAAGTTTGAAGTTACCGCTGCTGCTGTTGCAGTTGCAGGTCCTGCAGGCGGTGCTGGCGATGCCGGCGCAGCTGAAGAGAAGGACGAGTTCGACGTTGTTCTTGAAGCCGCTGGCGACAAGAAGATCGGCGTTATCAAGGAAGTCCGCGCGTTGACTTCCCTCGGCCTGAAGGAAGCTAAGGATCTTGTTGATTCCGCTCCTAAGGCAATCCTTGAAGGTGTTAACAAGGAAACCGCTGAAGCTGCTAAGGAAAAGCTCGAAGCAGCAGGCGCAACCGTTACCCTCAAGTAATAGGTTTCGAATTCACGAGAATCCCTCGTCGCCTTCGGGTGGCGGGGGATTCTCGCATTTCCAAGCTTTGAATGCGGGTCTGTGAATGATCCGGCAACTCGGCCGCATAGTTATGTCGAGACACAAAATAGTCACGGTAAGCTCTCTGTGTCATGTCTAACATCCCCTCCCAGTTCTCGGCGCTCAAAACCGTCCCTGGTCGAGACGGTCGAATCGCCCTGATCGACGGGGTTCGTCTGATTGCGGCCGTGATTGTGGTGTTGTACCACTACACCGCGTGGCATCACGATCGGTGGGGAACCGCAACAGCGGCGCAAGCGTGGCCACAGCTGGCCCAGTTCACGGTCTTCGGAAACATGGGCGTGCAGCTCTTTTTCATCATTTCTGGCTTCGTGATCTTGCTATCCAGCTATGGCCGCAGCAAGGCGAAGTTTGTGGGTTCGCGAGTGGGCCGCTTGTATCCGGCGTATTGGGTGGG
It includes:
- the rplJ gene encoding 50S ribosomal protein L10 translates to MATPNKISAVEEITTDFKESEAAVLTEYRGLSVGQLKELRRSLGAETKYSVVKNTLAGIAAKEAGIEAFEGQLAGPTAIAFIKGDAVAAAKALTDFAKANDKLIIKTGVFEGKALDASGIAALAALESRELQLAKVAGVLKAPAAAAVRIIDALRLKLEETDGAAPAAEAPAEA
- the rplL gene encoding 50S ribosomal protein L7/L12 — encoded protein: MAKLTTDELLEAFKEMTIIELSEFVKAFEEKFEVTAAAVAVAGPAGGAGDAGAAEEKDEFDVVLEAAGDKKIGVIKEVRALTSLGLKEAKDLVDSAPKAILEGVNKETAEAAKEKLEAAGATVTLK